In Salinigranum marinum, one DNA window encodes the following:
- a CDS encoding geranylgeranyl reductase family protein, translated as MSTHECDLVVVGAGTAGCYAAATAADAGLDVVIVERKTEEEAGHIACGDALKGADNFPDAIPKSQLEPAFTNTGVDHGRFEIPQEDTVLEIPVPGELAVIDRWEYGRRIIEGASRAGAEFHYDTVVQDVTQEEGRVTGVRAKHNGDVIEYDAEVTLDGAGSLSLLQDKADLSGATFDTNVSYSQFSSAYREIVEVEEEVPWKDALVFKPTQRAAGYLWYFPRTGTEINAGLGFQMNEQPMKLVEDLKRDLHDRPEFENARVTDKLGAALPTRRPYDSAVAPGFVAAGDAAGLVNPTTGGGIAGAAYSGQYAAEQIIEAVSDGDVSEENLWRYNERVMDHFGARYAALDVYNILSTAVDVDGLMGLLASLPGEKIAEALYDGSTSMSPLLVAKTIKESYGHWEQIWNFFQTKRVADELLSHYERYPSRPGALGGWQAGRDGIMDRVYETTGAEAKY; from the coding sequence ATGAGTACACACGAGTGCGACCTCGTCGTCGTCGGGGCCGGGACCGCCGGCTGCTACGCCGCGGCGACGGCCGCGGACGCAGGGCTCGACGTCGTCATCGTCGAGCGGAAGACCGAGGAAGAGGCCGGCCACATCGCCTGTGGCGACGCCCTCAAGGGCGCGGACAACTTCCCCGACGCCATCCCGAAGTCGCAGCTCGAACCTGCCTTTACCAACACGGGCGTCGACCACGGCCGCTTCGAGATCCCGCAAGAAGACACCGTCCTCGAGATCCCCGTCCCGGGGGAGCTCGCGGTCATCGACCGCTGGGAGTACGGCCGCCGGATCATCGAGGGAGCCTCGCGAGCAGGCGCGGAGTTCCACTACGACACCGTCGTCCAGGACGTCACCCAGGAGGAGGGCCGGGTGACGGGCGTCCGCGCCAAGCACAACGGCGACGTGATCGAGTACGACGCCGAGGTGACGCTCGACGGGGCAGGGTCGCTCTCGCTGCTCCAGGACAAGGCCGACCTCTCGGGGGCGACGTTCGACACCAACGTCTCGTACTCGCAGTTCTCCTCGGCGTACCGCGAGATCGTCGAGGTCGAAGAGGAGGTGCCGTGGAAGGACGCGCTCGTGTTCAAGCCCACCCAGCGCGCCGCGGGCTACCTCTGGTACTTCCCGCGCACGGGGACGGAGATCAACGCCGGGCTCGGCTTCCAGATGAACGAACAGCCGATGAAGCTCGTCGAGGACCTCAAGCGCGATCTCCACGACCGGCCGGAATTCGAGAACGCCCGGGTCACGGACAAACTGGGCGCGGCCCTGCCGACGAGACGGCCGTACGATTCGGCGGTCGCGCCGGGGTTCGTCGCCGCCGGCGACGCCGCCGGTCTCGTCAACCCGACCACGGGCGGCGGCATCGCCGGGGCCGCCTACTCCGGGCAGTACGCCGCCGAGCAGATAATCGAGGCCGTGAGCGACGGCGACGTGAGCGAGGAGAACCTCTGGCGCTACAACGAGCGCGTCATGGACCACTTCGGCGCGCGCTACGCCGCGCTCGACGTCTACAACATCCTCTCTACTGCTGTCGACGTCGACGGGCTAATGGGCCTGCTCGCGTCGCTCCCGGGCGAGAAGATCGCCGAGGCGCTGTACGACGGCTCCACCTCGATGTCGCCGCTACTGGTCGCGAAAACCATCAAGGAGAGCTACGGTCACTGGGAGCAGATCTGGAACTTCTTCCAGACGAAACGCGTCGCCGACGAACTGCTGAGCCACTACGAGCGCTACCCGTCGCGGCCCGGGGCGCTCGGCGGCTGGCAGGCCGGACGCGACGGGATCATGGACCGCGTGTACGAGACGACCGGGGCCGAGGCGAAGTACTGA
- a CDS encoding sodium:phosphate symporter, protein MSSLPTWAGAAVAVVAFLFAVRLLGTATGAGAPTLGRLLGAVLVSDPPALGLGWVAAATLGNGTIVAAVSLSLHATGLVTAPQLFLLIVGSRLGATGIVIFIGGVDHLRGRPEAVGESLELGLLAAGLTAAVYLPTAVAGYVLTRSDTVVDAIGRTADAPIGIGIGVDGGLSPPTVFEPVAVSLTNLIGAPATALCAVGLVFVALDLFDRVLGAADTDRVRSTVAVWLDGRWRAAAVGGVVTALTTSVAFSLGVIVPLYNRGYVSRRETVPYVLGANVGTLADTLAVAVLIGDGVGVATVLAVTVTAGVATTFALVAFRPFLRLATGVLDEVLVSWRRTIAALVGFVGTPLGLVLFG, encoded by the coding sequence GTGTCCAGCCTGCCGACCTGGGCCGGCGCGGCCGTCGCCGTGGTCGCGTTCCTGTTCGCCGTCCGTCTCCTCGGCACGGCCACCGGAGCCGGCGCACCCACACTCGGACGGCTCCTCGGGGCCGTCCTCGTCTCCGACCCGCCGGCCCTGGGCTTGGGGTGGGTCGCGGCGGCCACGCTCGGGAACGGGACGATCGTCGCCGCCGTCTCGCTCTCGCTTCACGCGACCGGGCTCGTCACGGCCCCTCAGCTGTTCCTCCTGATCGTCGGGTCCCGCCTCGGCGCGACCGGGATCGTCATCTTCATCGGCGGTGTCGACCACCTCCGGGGACGGCCCGAGGCGGTCGGCGAGTCGCTCGAACTCGGACTGCTCGCCGCCGGCCTCACCGCGGCCGTCTACCTCCCGACCGCCGTCGCCGGATACGTCCTGACGCGGTCGGACACGGTCGTCGATGCGATCGGCCGGACGGCGGACGCCCCCATCGGCATCGGCATAGGCGTCGACGGCGGGCTCTCGCCACCGACCGTCTTCGAGCCCGTGGCCGTCTCGCTGACGAACCTGATCGGCGCACCGGCGACCGCGCTCTGTGCCGTCGGGCTCGTGTTCGTCGCGCTTGACCTCTTCGACCGCGTGCTCGGGGCGGCCGACACGGACCGCGTCCGGTCCACCGTCGCGGTGTGGCTCGACGGCCGCTGGCGCGCCGCGGCCGTCGGCGGCGTCGTGACCGCGCTCACGACGAGCGTCGCGTTCTCGCTCGGGGTGATCGTCCCGCTGTACAACCGCGGCTACGTCAGTCGCCGCGAGACGGTGCCGTACGTCCTCGGCGCGAACGTCGGGACGCTCGCCGACACGCTCGCGGTCGCGGTGCTCATCGGCGACGGGGTGGGCGTCGCGACCGTGTTGGCGGTCACAGTCACGGCGGGCGTCGCGACGACGTTCGCGCTCGTGGCCTTTCGCCCCTTCCTCCGACTCGCCACGGGCGTCCTCGACGAGGTACTCGTCTCGTGGCGACGAACGATCGCCGCGCTCGTCGGCTTCGTCGGGACGCCCCTGGGCCTCGTCCTGTTCGGCTGA
- a CDS encoding PAS domain-containing sensor histidine kinase, translating to MQADSCDLDDEHLLRALDRIRDVFAVFDDHNRLVYWNAHSERRSGYSAEELAGMRPEQLVADADLPTLRSYLRDVHQTGRSTVEVRLVTKNGETVPHELYSDLLTDADGSVIGRVVVGRDISERWVYERVLEHKSDRLQEFAEFVSHDIRTPLSVAAGWLDAYHETGTEAHYQRVVDAHERIEQVVDDLLGLTSFGGVIEDLEPVDVGNLAWAVWRSVPTGDAALEVDDTGTVMTDRALLRQVLENLFDNALHHAGPAVTVRVGPLDRGFFVEDDGPGYPDDEDRSVLEAGMSRSPEGTGLGLAIVDEIATMHGWSIDTTDGSRSGARIEFTEAR from the coding sequence ATGCAAGCCGACAGCTGTGACCTCGACGACGAACACCTCCTCAGAGCGCTCGACCGCATCAGGGACGTGTTCGCCGTGTTCGACGATCATAACCGACTCGTCTACTGGAACGCCCACTCCGAGCGGCGGTCGGGCTACTCGGCCGAGGAGTTGGCCGGGATGCGCCCGGAGCAATTGGTCGCGGATGCGGACCTGCCGACGCTCAGGAGCTACCTCCGGGACGTCCACCAGACCGGGCGGAGCACGGTCGAGGTCCGACTCGTCACGAAGAACGGCGAGACGGTGCCGCACGAACTGTACTCCGACCTGCTGACTGACGCCGACGGGAGCGTGATCGGGCGGGTCGTCGTCGGCCGCGATATCAGCGAACGCTGGGTGTACGAGCGCGTGCTGGAGCACAAGAGCGACCGCCTCCAGGAGTTCGCGGAGTTCGTCTCACACGACATCAGGACGCCGCTGTCGGTCGCGGCCGGGTGGCTCGACGCGTACCACGAGACGGGGACCGAGGCACACTACCAGCGGGTGGTCGACGCACACGAGCGGATCGAGCAAGTCGTCGACGACCTGCTCGGGCTGACGTCGTTCGGCGGCGTGATCGAGGACCTCGAACCGGTCGACGTGGGCAACCTCGCCTGGGCCGTCTGGCGGTCGGTCCCCACCGGAGACGCGGCCCTCGAGGTCGACGACACCGGCACGGTCATGACCGATCGGGCCCTGCTCCGGCAGGTGCTGGAGAACCTCTTCGACAACGCCCTCCACCACGCCGGGCCGGCGGTGACGGTCCGGGTCGGCCCGCTCGACAGGGGCTTTTTCGTCGAGGACGACGGGCCGGGGTACCCCGACGACGAGGACAGGTCCGTCCTCGAGGCCGGCATGTCGAGGAGTCCCGAGGGGACGGGGCTCGGGCTGGCGATCGTCGACGAGATCGCCACGATGCACGGCTGGTCGATCGACACGACCGACGGGAGCCGGAGCGGGGCCCGGATCGAGTTCACCGAGGCTCGCTGA
- a CDS encoding amidohydrolase: MSSIEDLRTLRRDLHRHPEPAWREFYTTARIVDELETRPLDALYVGPEVLGEERRAVPDDADLKAWLARAREAGAREDVLDRLTGGYTGAVAVLERGEGPTIALRVDIDALPIREAEGDDHHPARAGFRSENEGFMHACGHDAHATIGIGVLDALVESDFEGTLKIVFQPSEEVIAGGEPVVAGGHLDDVDYLLAVHVGLDHPTGEVVAGVDGFLAVNHLSVAFHGESSHAGARPEGGRNANLALAAAVQNLHAIPRHADGATRVNAGVISGGTASNIVAEEAELEAEVRGETTELMEYMLAHGERVVRAAGQMHDCSVDVESVASAPSATSDPELADVVGAVASSVDGVDSILPADDLGGSEDATFLMRHVQERGGKAAYVGIGTDHPTGHHTSRFDVDEESIRIGIETLAGAITRIAAQRP; the protein is encoded by the coding sequence ATGAGCAGTATCGAGGATCTCCGAACCCTCCGTCGTGACCTCCACCGTCACCCCGAGCCGGCCTGGCGGGAGTTTTACACCACCGCTCGCATCGTCGACGAACTCGAAACGCGCCCGCTCGACGCGCTCTACGTCGGCCCCGAGGTGCTCGGCGAGGAGCGCCGCGCGGTTCCCGACGACGCCGACCTCAAGGCGTGGCTGGCGCGGGCCCGCGAGGCAGGTGCCCGCGAGGACGTCCTCGACCGACTCACGGGCGGCTACACCGGTGCCGTCGCCGTGCTCGAACGCGGTGAGGGGCCCACGATCGCCCTCCGCGTCGACATCGACGCCCTCCCGATCCGCGAGGCGGAGGGGGACGACCATCACCCGGCCCGGGCAGGCTTCCGCTCGGAGAACGAGGGGTTCATGCACGCCTGCGGCCACGACGCCCACGCGACGATCGGCATCGGCGTCCTCGACGCGCTCGTGGAGAGCGACTTCGAGGGCACGCTCAAGATCGTGTTCCAGCCGAGCGAGGAGGTCATCGCGGGCGGCGAACCCGTCGTCGCCGGCGGCCACCTCGACGACGTCGACTACCTCCTCGCGGTGCACGTCGGCCTGGATCACCCCACCGGGGAGGTCGTGGCGGGCGTCGACGGCTTCCTCGCGGTGAACCACCTCTCGGTCGCCTTCCACGGAGAGTCCTCCCACGCGGGGGCCCGTCCCGAGGGCGGGCGGAACGCGAACCTCGCGCTCGCCGCGGCGGTCCAGAACCTCCACGCCATCCCCCGGCACGCCGACGGCGCGACCCGGGTGAACGCCGGCGTGATCTCGGGCGGCACGGCGTCGAACATCGTCGCCGAGGAGGCCGAACTCGAAGCGGAGGTGCGCGGCGAGACCACCGAACTGATGGAGTACATGCTCGCCCACGGCGAGCGGGTCGTCCGCGCAGCGGGGCAGATGCACGACTGTTCGGTCGACGTCGAGAGCGTCGCCAGCGCCCCGTCGGCGACGAGCGACCCCGAACTCGCCGACGTCGTCGGCGCGGTCGCGTCGAGCGTCGACGGCGTCGACTCGATCCTCCCGGCGGACGACCTCGGCGGGAGCGAGGACGCGACGTTCCTCATGCGCCACGTCCAAGAGCGCGGCGGTAAGGCCGCGTACGTCGGCATCGGCACCGACCACCCGACCGGTCACCACACCTCGCGGTTCGACGTGGACGAGGAGTCGATCCGGATCGGGATCGAGACGCTCGCGGGGGCGATCACGAGGATCGCCGCCCAGCGACCGTAG
- a CDS encoding Na+/H+ antiporter NhaC family protein produces MSSEPEEATRLRFRGGPAVSAVPVVFFVVWAVVQSGVLGIGDTTGLVVGMLLGLIVGLFLVRGEWKTYADVVFDGMTKRVAATAIVAWLWAGMFAATIQTGGFVDGLVWAAVALDVGAALFPAATFLLAALLATGIGTGYGTAIAFTALVFPAGVLLGASPVLLFGAILSGAVFGDNLAPVSDTTIVSAVTQDADIGGVVASRFKYAVVAAVFALGGYLVAGSAMSAVPLAGAAGIAETARPLGLVHLVSIAVVIGTAVSGRHIVEAVSWGLVVAVALNLLLGLAPASRMLVFRAPESSGVVQAIDATPVVGGVVELVPTAETGVGGALYTGAADFFPLIVLVLLIVAGAEVMQRGGGFDAVQSFLLDRVATNVRRAETTMVLGTATVNAAITINTAAEIAVAPYVARLGTRFNINGYRRANILDANTSALGYIFPWGGGVLAGFTAMQRLPAEYEWFTQSMLVNPAAVWPFVFHGWFLVAVFLLAAWTGYGREYVSDRRSGEVSRV; encoded by the coding sequence ATGAGTTCCGAACCCGAAGAAGCGACGCGATTACGATTCCGCGGTGGTCCGGCGGTGAGCGCGGTCCCCGTCGTGTTCTTCGTCGTCTGGGCGGTCGTCCAAAGCGGCGTGCTGGGGATCGGCGACACCACGGGGCTCGTCGTGGGGATGCTCCTCGGGCTGATCGTGGGGCTGTTCCTCGTCCGCGGCGAGTGGAAGACGTACGCCGACGTGGTGTTCGACGGCATGACGAAACGGGTGGCCGCGACGGCCATCGTCGCGTGGCTCTGGGCCGGGATGTTCGCGGCGACGATCCAGACGGGCGGCTTCGTCGACGGCCTCGTGTGGGCCGCCGTCGCGCTCGACGTGGGCGCGGCGCTGTTCCCCGCCGCCACGTTCCTGCTGGCGGCGCTCTTGGCGACGGGTATCGGGACGGGCTACGGGACCGCAATCGCGTTCACCGCGCTCGTCTTCCCCGCGGGCGTCCTGCTCGGGGCATCGCCCGTCCTGCTGTTCGGGGCCATCCTCTCGGGAGCCGTGTTCGGCGACAACCTCGCGCCCGTCTCGGACACGACCATCGTCTCGGCGGTCACCCAGGACGCCGACATCGGGGGCGTCGTCGCCTCGCGGTTCAAGTACGCGGTCGTCGCGGCCGTCTTCGCCCTCGGCGGCTACCTCGTCGCGGGGAGCGCGATGTCGGCCGTGCCGCTCGCGGGGGCCGCGGGGATCGCCGAGACGGCCCGGCCGCTCGGTCTCGTCCACCTCGTCTCCATCGCCGTCGTCATCGGCACGGCGGTCAGCGGGCGACACATCGTCGAGGCGGTGTCGTGGGGACTCGTCGTCGCCGTCGCACTCAACCTCCTGCTTGGGCTGGCACCGGCGTCGCGGATGCTCGTCTTCCGCGCGCCCGAGTCGTCGGGCGTCGTACAGGCGATCGACGCCACGCCGGTGGTCGGGGGTGTCGTCGAACTCGTCCCGACCGCGGAGACGGGCGTCGGCGGCGCGCTGTACACGGGTGCGGCGGACTTCTTCCCCCTCATCGTGCTCGTGCTCCTGATCGTCGCCGGCGCGGAGGTGATGCAGCGCGGCGGCGGCTTCGACGCCGTCCAGTCGTTCCTGCTCGACCGGGTGGCGACGAACGTCAGGCGAGCGGAGACGACGATGGTGCTCGGCACCGCCACGGTCAACGCCGCCATCACGATCAACACCGCCGCGGAGATCGCCGTCGCGCCGTACGTCGCCCGCCTCGGCACGCGGTTCAACATCAACGGCTACCGCCGGGCGAACATCCTCGACGCCAACACCTCTGCGCTGGGGTACATCTTCCCGTGGGGCGGCGGCGTCCTCGCCGGGTTCACCGCGATGCAACGGCTCCCCGCGGAGTACGAGTGGTTCACCCAATCGATGCTCGTCAACCCCGCCGCGGTGTGGCCGTTCGTCTTTCACGGCTGGTTCCTCGTCGCGGTGTTCCTCCTCGCGGCGTGGACGGGCTACGGCCGCGAGTACGTCTCGGACCGCCGGTCGGGGGAGGTGAGCCGCGTATGA
- a CDS encoding DUF7513 family protein, whose translation MSLLETVLAGLTFRTSTPAFEAGEEFTAYVTGTDGTDALVRIGDSVLRLEGGNESLVDRRVRLRVESFDTQAHEGRAELRSVVDAD comes from the coding sequence ATGAGCCTGCTGGAGACGGTGCTGGCGGGACTGACCTTTCGGACCTCGACGCCCGCGTTCGAGGCGGGCGAGGAGTTCACGGCCTACGTCACCGGAACGGACGGGACGGACGCGCTGGTCCGGATCGGCGACTCGGTGCTCCGACTCGAGGGCGGCAACGAGTCGCTCGTCGATCGCCGGGTCCGCCTCCGCGTCGAGTCGTTCGACACCCAGGCCCACGAGGGGCGGGCGGAACTCCGCTCGGTCGTCGACGCGGACTGA
- a CDS encoding uS10/mL48 family ribosomal protein, protein MTYVTKLSLQSGDRVALEETVSEIKTLIERKGAECRGPFNDPPEHLTVPRYRSLAPGDRFESWNYSVYARRLEIHGNDHIARQVGHMEFPDSLHVEIEVEHRKPAGHRRS, encoded by the coding sequence ATGACCTACGTCACGAAACTCTCGCTCCAGAGCGGTGACCGTGTCGCACTCGAAGAGACCGTCTCCGAGATCAAGACGCTCATCGAGCGCAAAGGTGCCGAGTGTCGGGGACCGTTCAACGACCCACCCGAGCACCTCACCGTGCCGCGGTACCGTAGCCTCGCGCCCGGCGACCGGTTCGAGTCGTGGAACTACTCGGTGTACGCCCGACGCCTCGAGATCCACGGCAACGATCACATCGCCCGGCAGGTGGGCCACATGGAGTTCCCCGACAGCCTCCACGTGGAGATCGAGGTCGAACACCGCAAACCCGCGGGCCACCGTCGGTCCTGA
- a CDS encoding bis(5'-nucleosyl)-tetraphosphatase, translated as MAVEAVSAGAILFRDTRGHREYLLLKSRPGDWEFPKGGVEGDEELQQTAIREVTEEAGVEDFRLIDGFREDYSYVFEANGTTIHKTVHLFIARSFEASAELSREHRDLQWRDYEQAINTITQDGPREILERAHAYLDELADTTEEGRTYLA; from the coding sequence ATGGCAGTGGAAGCGGTCAGCGCTGGAGCGATCCTCTTCCGCGACACCCGTGGCCACAGGGAGTATTTGCTCCTGAAGAGCCGACCGGGGGACTGGGAGTTCCCCAAAGGCGGGGTCGAAGGGGACGAGGAGCTCCAGCAGACGGCGATCAGAGAGGTGACCGAGGAAGCCGGGGTGGAGGATTTCCGCCTCATCGACGGCTTCCGCGAGGACTACAGCTACGTGTTCGAGGCGAACGGGACGACCATCCACAAGACGGTCCACCTGTTCATCGCGCGGTCGTTCGAGGCGAGCGCTGAGCTCTCCCGCGAGCACCGCGACCTGCAGTGGCGCGACTACGAGCAGGCGATCAACACCATCACCCAGGACGGCCCCCGCGAGATCCTCGAACGCGCACACGCGTATCTGGACGAACTCGCGGACACCACCGAGGAGGGACGGACCTACCTCGCGTAG
- a CDS encoding DUF5787 family protein, protein MTGPAVDSEFTFELVTCRWAEREWPPHRRSDRAVLVGRQVGTRDRRWDTLVVECDRDAVAVRDRFGPAELDSDLLHVVRHAPAEWAWYRDALPHPGYPWRYVREAVHRAAARDAVETRRRGNRIELRRVAPYPDWISRIVAVENKPDLDASAARALASQIRYDVDCGLLDEVWVATRATDDPVPPVLLEEFPVEAGVLAVDPLDGAAEVLWHPSTLSPADHDRRRVIAERAYGRGWRSYADAMRPDCRGFELREVGETFVPFCAAKGRCQTGAECSGSCPSFEPEPPGWRTRGWPIEGGPGKGVRLLLDRRRDRVRAWDRRRE, encoded by the coding sequence GTGACGGGCCCCGCCGTCGACTCGGAGTTCACCTTCGAGCTCGTCACCTGCCGGTGGGCCGAACGCGAGTGGCCGCCGCACCGACGGAGCGACCGCGCCGTCCTCGTGGGCCGCCAGGTCGGCACGCGCGACCGCCGCTGGGACACCCTCGTCGTCGAGTGTGACCGCGACGCGGTCGCCGTCCGCGACCGGTTCGGGCCCGCGGAGCTCGACTCGGACTTACTGCACGTCGTCCGACACGCGCCCGCGGAGTGGGCGTGGTACCGCGACGCCCTGCCCCACCCCGGCTACCCCTGGCGCTACGTCCGCGAGGCGGTCCACCGCGCCGCGGCCCGCGACGCCGTCGAGACGCGACGCCGGGGCAACCGGATCGAACTGCGCCGGGTCGCGCCGTACCCCGACTGGATCTCCCGAATCGTCGCCGTCGAAAACAAGCCCGACCTCGACGCGAGCGCGGCCCGCGCGCTCGCGTCACAGATCCGGTACGACGTCGACTGCGGCCTCTTAGACGAGGTGTGGGTCGCCACGCGGGCGACCGACGACCCCGTCCCGCCCGTCCTCTTAGAGGAGTTCCCCGTCGAGGCCGGCGTCCTCGCGGTCGACCCGCTCGACGGAGCCGCCGAGGTGCTCTGGCACCCCTCGACGCTGTCGCCCGCCGACCACGACCGCCGGCGAGTCATCGCCGAGCGGGCCTACGGCCGCGGCTGGCGGTCGTACGCCGACGCGATGCGGCCGGACTGCCGGGGGTTCGAACTCCGCGAGGTGGGCGAGACGTTCGTCCCCTTCTGCGCGGCGAAAGGGCGGTGTCAGACCGGCGCGGAGTGTTCGGGGTCGTGCCCGTCGTTCGAGCCGGAGCCGCCCGGCTGGCGGACGCGCGGCTGGCCCATCGAAGGCGGCCCCGGCAAGGGCGTCCGGCTCCTGCTCGATCGTCGGCGCGACCGGGTTCGCGCGTGGGACCGTCGCCGGGAGTGA
- a CDS encoding DUF5797 family protein, protein MTLSEEATERLADIVRLQPTKNKELQERWGLDSGSEVHQYLENELKEYYYRDDNSLIRATAEAADLVDVDPGVEAGDDSGVPSVIRVPELEARVFDTVAGPDDESMSVVSVLHALRRTTTLDPPVEAVRQALQSLRRKGVVEIEYRAVPTFRRAVAADAVTVEAVDDEPATDDRETADD, encoded by the coding sequence ATGACGCTCTCCGAGGAGGCCACGGAACGGCTGGCCGACATCGTCCGCCTCCAGCCCACGAAGAACAAGGAACTCCAGGAGCGGTGGGGCCTCGACAGCGGGAGCGAGGTCCACCAGTACCTCGAGAACGAACTCAAGGAGTACTACTACCGCGACGACAACAGCCTCATCCGGGCGACCGCCGAGGCCGCGGATCTCGTCGACGTCGACCCCGGCGTCGAGGCCGGCGACGACTCGGGCGTCCCCTCGGTGATCCGCGTGCCGGAGCTCGAAGCGCGCGTGTTCGACACCGTCGCCGGTCCGGACGACGAGTCGATGAGCGTCGTGAGCGTGCTCCACGCGCTCCGACGGACGACGACGCTCGACCCGCCCGTCGAGGCGGTGCGGCAGGCACTCCAGAGCCTACGCCGAAAGGGGGTCGTCGAGATCGAGTACCGGGCCGTCCCGACGTTCCGCCGGGCGGTGGCGGCCGACGCGGTCACTGTCGAAGCCGTCGACGACGAGCCGGCGACGGACGACCGCGAGACGGCCGACGACTGA